The sequence cgaattggcttgaacctgggaggcggagggtgcagtgagccgagatcatgtcactgcactccagcctgggcaacagagcgagactctgtctcaaaaacaaaacaaaacaaaacttagtcttccaccaaaacaaataaatgtgtgCCTAGAAATAACCTTTCCCAATTTGGCAAAAGATGTGACTGTTAATATATTAAAGGAGGCTGATAAAAGGAAGTGTGGGTGGTTTGTTGCTGAACAAAATCTTAGCTCTTCCACTGTTCTCAGGAGGTTAATTTTGGAAAGAACAGCAGAGCCATTACCCTATCTTATCTAGGGGCCTAAGGTACCCAGTGATTATCATCACatcattttgaaaaaatgaagattcattgaacatttttcatgtgcatttttctaagtgctttatgtatattagctcatttaatcttcacaataggCTTATCAGGTaggcattattatccccattttacagatgagaaaactggcacAGAGATATTAAGTAAATTGCTTAAGATCACATACAAGTTATAAACCCAGGCAGTCTAGATCCAGAGACTGTTTTCTCAATCATTGCACCACTGTGTAAGGTATACCTAGCCATGTGCTTTCACGCTTAATGTATTTGCATGAATAAATTCTCTGAATTGGGTGAGATAAACATCATGAAAATTTCAATGTTCCCCTTATATAATTCAAAATGCGCTATAAAATGCAATGCAAACTAGCAGAGATGCCATGTGTAAATCGCAAAAAACAATTGGAATATGTGACTCTTTTGTACTTGTTCTCATGTAAGAAGCACATACCTTTCAACATATATAAACAACATCCAAACAGAATGTTTGATAAACATTAGGGTTCCCACTACTTATGAGGCACTCATTACTGTTTTCTGACATGGAGGTCTCCTACTAACAGAATtcacttaaatttcttttttcagaataaGTGGATAAGCCGTAGCCCCATGCTGCAGAGAAGGGTCTACCATTCCATGGCTGCTGTACAAAGGAAGCTTTATGTTCTTGGAGGCAATGACCTAGACTACAATAATGACCGGATCCTTGTGCGCCATATAGATTCTTACAACATGGACACTGACCAGTGGACACGCTGCAGTTTCAACCTGTTGACTGGCAAGTACCTTTGATTAAGTAAATCAGGAAAAGTAGATTCAAGGAGTCACCAAACATGTTTCATAGATATCTTTAGGGCATCACTAAATATTAAGTGCATAGTTGTAGAAGAACCTGCATTTATTAACCAGAAAGATGTGTATCATTTATGTTCTAACAGAACTGGACTCATTTAGGTAGCTGAGCATCTGATTTCTCAGGGCCTATATTACCACCATTATGTACATCCTCATATGGCTGAGAGGCATGTCAAGTCCATTATCATCCATCAGTATTAACATGGAACTCTGATACAAATAGGAGGAACCAGACACTGAAAGATTTAATAACTCTTTACAGAAGGAATTTACTGTTACTTCTCACTGCTTTTAGTCTTATTTCTTGTGAGTTCAGGAGGAGCATGGTCTTCATTATTTGTCACTGTCAAATACTGTTTCTGGGAGTATTCTCCTAGAAATGAAACCCTTAAGTAGTTCTGTGCACAGGAGTTTAGCGGCATTTCTGGCCACAAATACCCATCCAAGCATTTACCACAGGGCAACATTAGGTATGGACCATTCTCATCCCAAAAAAGGATGAAGGTAACATGGTGAACAACTTACCCCTCATGTTTCTTTATGGAGTTAATAACTTTTCCCCCCTTGTCAGCTTGCATTGTTAACATCTATAAGTGATCAGATCCCTTCCAGGTCTGCTCAAATAATAGGAAAAATCATAAACCGAAAATGGTAGGTTGGGTTGAGACATTTTAGTATGCTGAGTGGGCACTCAATCCCTTGCAGCTGCTGCTGGGGGAGGCAACACTGGGAATCTAACCAGAGGGTTAGACGCTTGTATTGAGCTCCTGTTTTTGCAAAATGATTTTTGAGGCCCACTGAACAAGGACTTAGAAACTCGGGCCCTCGATTCTGGATCTGTGATTCTGCCTGCTGTAAGATCCAGCTTATTTATTACCCCAGTCAATCCTGTGTCAGCCCATCAATAAAAAGAGACTCTTTCACTCTCTGATGGCCTCCAGGGAAGAATATGTGGTAGTGAGttattctgtcttctttttgaAATGGGAGGGGAAACCTTTCATCATTTTGGCGTGTCAGTATCTGGGGATTATCCAGGCTGGTCCCAGCTCAGGAACTttaatataatctttaaaatgttgGGTATGTAAAGAAAGGTAGGATAGCAAGTTGATCAATCTTTTCTGCCGTTTGTCTTCATTTGGGGCATGCTAGGGGCATGGCTCTGCTTTATTGGCTTCTTGGAGTTGCAGCTGTTACTTTACAAATGTAAGCACTTGCCTAAAAAGCATTTGTGGGTACTAGAAGAGGTGTTTGCATTTCTATAATATACCTTATTTCCACCACTGTAAATTAATGGCATATGACATAGTATAGAATTCAGTTCTACATGGCTTACTATTGCTGTATTTAATGCTGTATTTACTAACTTGGCTGGCTAATAAGTGTTTTGGCCTGGTTCTGACCCGACACAGATTCATTCTCTGAGAAATAGTGCTTAATTTTTCTGAGTACTGGGAGGCAGTGATTAGTTGTTGCAAAAATCCCATGGAGTATACAAATGTGCCACAGGGGAAAATTGTATCCCTCAGTGGCAAAAGggttaattaaaatatgtaagaaatggattttttttttttcctttttattcaatTCTCTTTACTTTAGGCCAAAATGAATCTGGAGTTGCTGTCCataatgggagaatatatttagTTGGTGGATATTCAATTTGGACAAATGAGCCTCTGGCTTGTATCCAGGTGAGTGGTTGAAGTTCCTTTTGAAGTTTGTTCAGGTGGTTCAGTGAGGTTACATTTTGTAATGCTGCTACTGAAGAAAGAGATATTTATGTTTAGAAAGAGGCTTAACGTCTCCTTTTTGTGTGCAACTAGTTCAGCCACTAAACTTCATCCTGTATCCTAAAAGTGATGCCTAAGTAAATTATTGAgccctattaaaaataaaaatggggatgagctttgaaaaatatatgtaatatatattggAAACTGGGAAATTGGGATAGCTTTCCCTTTCTCATAAACCAAACACTTCTAAAAATCTTTGGCAatagttccttcacatccctcaAGTTTTACAAATACTTCCTTTCCACACCATTGCCTTATTTTCTGTATTACACTTCATTCATTCCCATACAGTTCATTCAAGTCCCTGATAGGGACAGCCTCTGTTCCAAAGAATAGCTCTGGTGCATCAGCGTATGAGGAGCCCAGGCTGGGCAAGTTGCCAGCTGGGCCTTTCAGAAGAGCAATAGCCCTTGTTGATAGACACATTCATAGTCTTAttcctattattattttacagttattaccatagttttctattttacatGTTCTCTGATAAAATATTGACATGTATTAGCCCTGACCTTTCTTCCTGACCTCCAGAAAAGTATATCCTTATAACTACTTTTATTATCTAATCTCATCTTTATGGGAAGATTTTTAACAACTGCATCAATATCTTTAATAGTTGCTGAACTGTtcaacctttttctttctttatcagtCACATCTCATAAGGTACGTATATTTTCAAGAAACTTCCATGTTTTCTAAGTTTTCAAAATTGCTAGCATATAGTTGTTGTGTTATCCTTAGTTATATCTCCCTTTACATTCATAATATTGTCTCTTCTTCTCTTGATTTGTCTTGACAGAGGTTTGTCTGGGGAATTTAAAGTACTTCTATTATTCATATAGATGAAGTTTAAAAAAGTCGGCAAGGGTAAGGTAgataaggaaaatataattaacaagCTTGTCTGAATGGATATGAGTTCTGACTGAGCAGTtggaaagaatatatttttcttagcaTACATGGAACATTTACAAAAACCAGTCATGTACTAGGGTTAGGGTTAAGAAaactttagtttaaaaaattaagtattataTAGTATTATGTATCTCTAATACAATGTAATTAAGTTAGAACTTaacaagaagaacaaaaaaaccctacataactggaaataataaaacacattGCTATATAACTTAtgggttaaagaagaaatcataatggAACTCAAAAAATTTCCCAGAACTGtgataataaaaacaatacacaGCAAAGCTTGTGAGATATAGCTTCGTAAGTTAGAAAATGAACCAAAAAGTAATCCCAAAGAAAGTAGAAGGGGAGAGATGATAAAGatgagagaaaattaataaactggGAAACGATAATACAggagaaaataattatcaaagCCACACACACACGAAGAACCACATAAGACTTTAAGGGAGTTCACTGAAGGCTGCCTTGTACTGGTTTTAGTTAGTTAATGGAAAGCTGCCTTAGACTAGAGCTTCGTCCTGTCTTTCGAATAACAACAAATGAGCAAACTTTTCTCCAAAGAGTGCTTCTAGTCTTCATCCAAGCATGTATTTGGTAGTCTTTCATAGTCTTTCaggtttctttttagtttttacttttcagaATTGGTAGAACTTAGAACTGGGCAACAGTTCTCTGTGGTGCTGGAACGCTGTTTTTAAAGTGGCTTTGGGACCCTCATTTGATCACTTTTGCACAATAGAAGTAAGTTTGGGTTTCTcatgaaataaaattgtaaattttaaatacatttatgagCATTTGTCTACTAATTTTAGTATCAGATTAGCTCAAGGAATAGAAAATGAGTGGAAATCATaacataatgaagaaataaagaaaacgcTGTACATATCAAGTATAGGAGACCAGAGTGCTGCCATAGTGCACATTTTTTCCAcatctaatattttgttaagagtCTTGAATGTTAGCTTGTAAGACATAGAAACTTAAACTTCGTAGTCacatcatttgttttttgtcACCAAAGAATTTTTCTGTAGAATGATCACTAATCATATACACTAATTAATTGCTAATGACATTTGACTGTTTTCAAACAAATCCATCCACAAGAAATGAAGAGTTATACAAGTGCGTATTTTAAACCACTGAGGATGTTTGAGAGTATCCTCATGATTATGGTGATTCTCAAAGGGGAttcaattgttttcttaaatcaATACCTGTATTAGTAGGATAAGTTTCACCTCTGAGATTGTACaataatatattctaatatatttgcttttaaataaaagtcaGCATGATGGGTATTTCTGTGTTCCAGTAGCCATTTTGATGAACAGAATCAATCCTTTGGCAAATGCTGTTTATTCCTCTGGCTGGCACACTGGTCCGACAAAGCACAGacaaatttgttaatttttttttttttttttttcctgacagtgtgttgctctgttgcccaggttggagtgcagtggcgcgatcttggctcactgcaacttccgcctcctgggttcaagtcattctcctgcttcagcctcctgaataactgggatttcaggcgtgtgccaccatgcccagctaattttttgtattttttagtagagacagggtttcaccatgctggccaggctggtctcaaactcctgacctcatgatccactcacctcggcctcccaaagtgctgggattacagacgtgaaccactgcacctggcccatttgttatttttaggaGCCTTTACTATTAATAGGTAACAAGTATCGCTATAAGCATATGGATTATCACTTAAAGAGATGTTTGAAATAGAGGTATTCAAGGATAGTCACATGTATCTTTCATTTTAGTTAAATGACAGCTGGTTACAGGCTATATTATTCATTCTGAACTaaagctcaattttttttttttttatgttatggATGACTACAGAACAATTTGTTTCAATACATTCACAGTAATAAATTGATGGTTGGAGAGAATAGCTACATGTTCAAAAGTAGGCCACTTCTTTACTACTTAAAGAATATCCAACAGAGGCAAGATGATGGAAGACTGGAATAGTATTTATGAGAAAACGCTTAACAGTGGAAATTCCTAAGTATGTCAGTGGGTTGAGAAGTACAGAAGCATGGTGGGGAAAATCATAtacatactaaaaatataaaggtttaaattttttgtgtcaTCAACCACAAATCTATATAATGTTTGATCTAAGATTAATCCACAAATCATTAATCCAAGAGCATGGCTGATTAATGGAAGTCATACTTAAATAGTTCTGAGATTGTTCTATTAACATTTGGAAGTACTAATTGTTTTTTGCCCTCAAAAGTACCAGCTGATAATTTCTCATTGAACTGTCCCTTCTGGACCCTAATCCAAGCTCATTTAACTGTGATTTGTAGGATTCAACCACAGTGGGATGAAGCATGTCCAATGTTGAAAAAGCATACTTTATTTCCTGCTACTACTCTGATTTAGCACAGACTATTTATCCATCAGAAGGACAACCCAAACAAGAGAAAATCAGAGATACTCTTAGATTGAGATTTGGACTTGTTATTAAtaaacacttatggaaaatactAGATTACTGACGAAAGTGAAGGTGTTGTTTAGTGGGTGTGTAAACTAATGTCTGTCACAGAGGTTTGACTCTAATCTTGTGTGCCATGGATGACAAGTGGCACATAAAGGAGCAGCTGCGTAAGTGTGCAAGTGATTAGTCTATGTTTCTAGATCACCTCTGCTGTTCTCTTCAtttactattatttctttttggctGGAGGATACAGTGCCAGCTTGGCACCACATTCTCTCAAACGCCTTCTTTCAGCCAGTTTACAGGGGAGTGTTTTGGAGAAAAACTGCCAAtgcttccttttcccttctcagATTAAATACATTACATCTGCTTAACATATGCAGTCTCTGTTGGCCCAGGAAACCAGACAAAAGCTCTCTGGATGATTATCTCATTAGTATTTTGccttctaaaaatgttttcagtcaGAAGGGAGAGCACACAATCCTTGCTCTTTCTGGGTTGCATCCTGAGCTCAAATACTGGCTCCACCCCTTGCCGTGTGACCCTGagaaagtcatttaattttttctggtatcaattttcttctctgtaaattGAAGACAATACTTATCCTTATAGAGTTGTGGTAAATACTAAATGACCTCTGATTTACTTTCTGTATCTAATGAAATACTGGCCAAAATCCCACCGGGGTTTTCCCTTTTCTCATGGGGCGAAGTAGTCAAACTGATCTTGAAAGTTTCTCTAGGAAAGTAAATGTGTaagaataatcaagaaaattttgaaaataaatggagtCTTGCCTTACCTAGTCAAAACAACTGTAAATGTGACACTGAAAGAAAATACGTCAATTAACAAGAGAACAGAGAGAACGTTTGTATTTAGTAtatgagttattttaaattaGTAGTGACGGGGTATATTGTTCAATAAAGAGATTGGGACATCTAATTTCcatttaagtttgttttttcttttattctaggaCTTAGTAATTTCCTCCTTTGTGAACATGGATTCCCAAATTTCAAGGGCCCATTTCCTGTAAAATAATGCGTTATTGCagttaaagtcttttttttttttttttttttttttgagatggagtatcgctctgttgcccaggctggagcgcagtggcgcgatctcggctcactgcaagctctgcctcccgggttcaagccattctcctgcctcagcctccagggtagctgggactgcaggtgcctgccacaacacctggctatttttttttttatttttagtagagacggggtttcaccgtgttagctaggatggtctcgatctactgggctcgtgatccacccgcctcggcctcccaaagtgctgggattacagatgtgagctaccgcgcccaatCTATTGCAGTTAAAGTCTTAAGATTTATCCACACAGGTGATAGATGAAGGTGATAGATGAAGATGGTGATAGATGAAGGCATGAGAGTGGACTAGATCATTAAAGAAGGATACTAAGAGGTCTGTGATTGAAATATTGGGAAACACCTACATCCAGGATGCAGATGAAGGAAAAGGGACCCAAGGTGGATTGCGATATGACAATGTCAATGacaaactttcatttttttaaaacactaaatcCAAGGGAGGCAAATGTTTAAATAGAGAAAAGTCAAATGAAGAGGGATTAAGATAACAGAAGACTTGAAAGAGCCGAATAGGTTTGACAAATCGGGTGAGAGCAGCTTTCCTGAAGAAAGAATTTTCCTACTTCGAAGATTCAGCCAGGTTCAGTTAGGAGACAGCAGGCACTGACTAACAAAGAAGCTGTGCTATATAAGAagagagaggccaggcgcagtgacttacacttataatcccagcactttgggaggttgaggtggaaggattgcttgagcccaggagtttgagaccagcctgcgcaacatggtgaGAAACCATCActacagaaaatttacaaattagctaggtgtggtggtgtgcacctttggtcctggctactcaggagggtaaggcagcaggactgtttgagcccaagagatcaaggctacagtgagcaccactgcactccagcctaggtgacagagcaagaccctgtcacaaaaaaaaaaaaaaaaaaaaaaaaaaaaaaaaaaaaaaaaaaaacctccagcATGACCAGGAAAGAACTGGGGAAAAACTTCCAGAATCAACTGAACTAATTTTGAACTTGCTACTAAGCTGTGTTATATTCCACTACCTGCCAGACACTGAGCTAGATGTCGTCAGTTTTCACAACAAAGCTACAAGgtcttgttttcttcatttcacagatgaggatgTTTAAGCCAACATGATGACAGACCACCTACTAACTagtttgggcaagttatttaacttgtcTAAGGCAGTTTTCTTACATGAAGATAATGCTACCTACCTCTAAttgttctgaagattaaatgcttataaatatacatgtatgtatatatgtacatccAGAAACATACTACCATAGTGTAGCATTTAGTAGGAGCTTAATAAATATCTCTGGTACCATCcaagcaagaaaaagaattcCTAAGATATGGTGATGGTAGCATA comes from Theropithecus gelada isolate Dixy chromosome 4, Tgel_1.0, whole genome shotgun sequence and encodes:
- the KLHL32 gene encoding kelch-like protein 32 isoform X13, giving the protein MVYEPNQNKWISRSPMLQRRVYHSMAAVQRKLYVLGGNDLDYNNDRILVRHIDSYNMDTDQWTRCSFNLLTGQNESGVAVHNGRIYLVGGYSIWTNEPLACIQVLDVSREGKEEVFYGPTLPFASNGIAACFLPAPYFTCPNLQTLQVPHHRIGTI